In Camelina sativa cultivar DH55 chromosome 16, Cs, whole genome shotgun sequence, a single window of DNA contains:
- the LOC104750510 gene encoding HEAT repeat-containing protein 5B-like isoform X4, with translation MAKNNAIDNVPLSRFDVLVAQLESIVASASQKNPDPLLCFEILSDLISAIDEEPKESLLVPQRKCEDALYSLVTLGARRPVRHLASVAMAKIISSGDSISIYSRASSLQGFLSDGKKSDPQRVAGAAQCLGELYRHFGRKITSGLFETTVIVTKLVKFNEDFVRQEAFILLQSALEGCGGTAAATAYSEAYRLLTRFSTSDKSFVVRIAVARCLKAFSNIGGPGLGTSEFDTLASYCVKGIEDPESSVRDAFAEALGSLLALGMHPEVHVQPRGKGPFPPAKKLEGGLQRHLILPFTKAIGSRAKNTRFGLALSWVFFLQANRIRYLDSDSELQDYSLHVMDMLRGGSSIDAHALACVLYILRVGVIDQMMEPSQRSFSVFLGKQLQSSNASPSMKIVALRALSFTLKTLGEVPHEFKEFFDDTVGAALSHFLDLVRVEAALTLRALAEVDPTCVGGLTSFAVTTLNALRESLSFEKGEKLKTDLASLHGQAATLAALVSISPGLSLGYPARLPKSVLEVSKKMLTESRRNVTVASSEKEAGWLLLSSLLNSMPKEEFGDQDFDILILWTDVFTGNPKHLIKQQGDLKSTLSVWSAAIDALTAFVRRFVSFNDGILLQPVLANLRSALSSVSTMANKRFSDVKTFVDILIIRILIAYQSIPDPLAYKSEHQQIIQLCTTPYREPSGCEESSCLKALLDKRDAWLGPWIPGRDWFEDELRYFQGGENGLAPSVWESKVSSFPLPETVKKTLVNQMVLCFGIMFASQDSQGMLSLLSVIQQCMKAGKKQHWRTASLTNICAGLLAGLKALHALRPQQLTTEVLSSGQAIFQNILTEGDICASQRRAACEGLGLLARLGNDIFTARMTRGLLGDLSGITDPNYGGSIALALGCIHHSAGGMALSSLVPATVSSVSSLAKTSVLGLKIWALHGLLLTIEAAGLSFVSHVQAALGLALDILLTEESGWIDLSQGIGRLINAIVAVLGPELSPGSILFSRCKSVIAEISSWQEIPTLLESVCFTQQLILFAPQAVSVHLHVTNLLMTLASRQPIIRRLSVSTLRHLIEKDPVSVIDEQIEDNLFQMLDEETDSEIGNLIRSTLIRLLYATCPSRPSRWMSICRNMALAASAGRSAETNIAESDPANTRENIGDDDEDMVSSSTGKSRRANPDKDKTLRYRTRVFAAECLSLLPEAVGNDAAHFDILLARKLDADRQSSGDWLVLQLQELISLAYQISTIQFENMRPIGVGLLSTILEKFKLVADPELPGHLLLEQYQAQLVSAVRTALDANSGPALLEAGLQLATKIMTSGIISSDQVAVKRIFSLLSRPLTDFNELYYPSFAEWVTSKIKIRLLAAHASLKCYIFTFLRKHHGEMPVEFEALLPLFSKSSDLLGRYWIQVLRGYSYGCLCQNLKRSCSFLDEIPPHTVSRRLRPCLEEAWPVILQALVLDAMPVYHSVEEFSDSSLISRHRMVTLEVEDYQFLWGFAVLVLFQGMHPASNTQVIPFSSAKIKCSGNSTINEPSFQGLELYEIVLPIFQSLSAERFFTSGFVSVDLCQELLQVFSYSFHMDSSWDILAVSVVQEISQNCPKDFLESDQFAYSTIELCLGYLSKILHRHNEISPDDDIWDNLLSPLFISIKTLVTRFELKHHLNSASLALLLSGYKCIREVPTDAYLSKALEIVKSTNELLLELTRASSQKPLTDDPNFAADSSVHIRAIFGACLHMVGDLTKDCINGIHLVDNKRSGLRKLLQLKLVFCLEQLFSLAKLAYEFDCPVDETNTNSICIAMLKSCQISIAAVMKDSNVQVQATVLQVLKSLVQRYKNPEEKSFAVFFVGELIGDVGSLMQRALLKPMNKESVVIAGECLRFIMLLQTHSITDEIQRGFMSLFLEVVLVVFSKTSDGVSQEVLELRNVAVRLVSHLAQLPLSAVHFKDVLLSLPATHRQQLQDIIRASVSKDSALPKPKSLVPPMDIRLPAPMVATPEKVSSTADMVKAEVLPTVPTSFNQVSTIESGIGEENDEEYEEDDDDDWDTFQSFPASTNLEGPESKTENVAVEEPDLPGSSSIQDNESNTSLLAEEAADQNLASDHHATDTTREDSNDKSKEVEEETVEQCFTTREDSVDKSNEVEEETVKSCFTTREDSVDTSKEVEEETVEPCFTTREDSVDTSKEVEEETVKSCFTTREDSVDKSNAVEEETVESCFTTREDSVDKSKEVEEETVEPCLIEEALTNQNDKTLSDEHPLEMMEQSVESKNLESEDIGTDIKLASTELDSPAPDDDLEQIQTSLEDESSKEHVGADVIVTTEQTMAENKSEED, from the exons ATGGCGAAGAATAATGCCATCGACAACGTTCCTCTGTCGCGATTCGACGTTCTCGTCGCCCAGCTTGAGTCGATTGTGGCGTCAGCTTCACAGAAAAACCCTGACCCTCTCCTCTGTTTCGAGATCCTTTCTGATCTTATTTCCGCCATCGATGAAGAGCCCAAG GAGTCTTTGTTAGTCCCGCAAAGAAAATGCGAAGATGCCTTGTATTCTCTGGTTACTCTTGGTGCTCGAAGACCAGTACGTCATCTTGCGTCTGTGGCTATGgctaaaataatttcaagtgGTGATAGTATTTCGATATACTCTAGAGCTAGCAGTTTACAAGGGTTTCTTTCCGATGGGAAGAAGAGTGATCCTCAGCGAGTTGCAG GTGCTGCCCAATGCTTGGGAGAACTGTATCGTCATTTTGGGAGAAAAATTACGTCTGGCTTGTTCGAAACAACAGTTATTGTAACAAAATTAGTGAAGTTTAATGAG GATTTTGTGAGACAAGAAGCCTTTATCTTGCTTCAAAGTGCTTTGGAAGGCTGCGGTGGTACAGCTGCGGCCACTGCATACTCAGAAGCATACCGTCTCCTCACAAGATTCTCCACTTCGGACAAATCATTCGTTGTGAGAATTGCTGTTGCTCGTTGTTTGAAGGCTTTTTCCAACATTGGGGGACCAGGTCTTGGTACTAGCGAATTTGATACTTTAGCCTCTTACTGTGTCAAG GGTATTGAAGATCCAGAATCATCTGTCCGAGATGCATTTGCGGAGGCTTTGGGCTCATTGCTTGCACTAGGAATGCATCCTGAAGTGCAT gtcCAACCTAGAGGTAAAGGTCCATTTCCACCAGCAAAGAAACTGGAAGGTGGTCTGCAGAGGCATTTAATTTTGCCCTTCACAAAAG CGATTGGATCTCGGGCAAAGAATACACGGTTCGGTTTGGCTCTGTCATGGGTGTTCTTTTTACAG GCCAACCGGATAAGGTATTTGGATTCAGATAGTGAGCTTCAAGACTATTCTTTGCACGTCATGGACATGTTGCGGGGTGGCTCCTCAATTGATGCCCATGCACTT GCATGTGTTCTTTACATCCTACGGGTTGGCGTAATTGATCAAATGATGGAACCAAGCCAAAGAAGCTTTTCCGTGTTTCTCGGAAAGCAG CTTCAGTCTTCAAATGCTAGTCCATCAATGAAAATAGTTGCTTTGCGGGCTTTGTCATTCACGCTGAAAACATTGGGAGAG GTTCCCCATGAATTCAAGGAATTTTTCGATGATACAGTGGGTGCAGCATTATCACATTTTTTGGACCTT GTACGTGTTGAGGCCGCTTTAACTTTACGTGCTTTGGCTGAGGTTGATCCTACGTGCGTTGGTGGGTTGACATCTTTTGCTGTAACCACTCTTAATGCTTTACGGGAAAGTTTATCTTTTGAAAAG ggagaaaaattgaaaactgaTCTTGCTTCTTTGCATGGGCAAGCAGCAACGTTGGCAGCTCTAGTCTCCATTTCTCCTGGACTATCTCTTGGTTATCCTGCTAG ATTGCCAAAGTCGGTGCTTGAAGTTTCAAAGAAGATGCTAACAGAATCAAGGAGAAATGTTACAGTTGCCTCAAGTGAAAAGGAAGCAGGATGGTTATTGCTATCATCACTATTAAATTCTATGCCAAAAGAG GAGTTCGGGGACCAAGATTTTGATATTCTAATCTTGTGGACTGACGTCTTTACTGGAAATCCAAAACACTTGATCAAACAACAGGGAGACTTAAAATCTACGTTAAG TGTGTGGTCCGCTGCAATTGACGCACTCACAGCTTTTGTACGACGTTTTGTATCTTTTAATGATGGTATCCTGCTCCAACCTGTACTGGCAAACCTCCGTAG CGCTTTGTCTAGTGTATCGACAATGGCCAACAAACGGTTTTCTGATGTCAAAACTTTCGTCGACATACTCATCATAAGAATATTGATAGCTTATCAGTCTATCCCAGATCCCTTGGCCTATAAAAGTGAGCATCAACAAATTATTCAGCTATGCACAACACCATATAG GGAACCTTCTGGATGTGAGGAAAGCTCGTGCTTGAAGGCGCTCCTTGACAAAAGAGATGCATGGCTTGGTCCTTGGATTCCTGGCAG GGATTGGTTTGAAGATGAGCTTCGCTATTTTCAAGGTGGGGAAAATGGTCTAGCACCAAGTGTATGGGAAAGTAAAGTTTCTAGTTTCCCGCTG CCAGAGACTGTGAAAAAGACATTGGTGAATCAGATGGTTCTCTGCTTTGGTATCATGTTTGCTTCTCAG GATAGCCAAGGGATGCTCTCACTTCTTTCGGTCATACAACAGTGTATGAAAGCTGGAAAGAAGCAACATTGGCGTACAGCCAGTTTGACTAACATTTGTGCTGGACTTCTTGCCGGTTTAAAG GCTTTGCATGCTCTACGTCCCCAGCAACTAACAACGGAAGTATTAAGCTCAGGGCAAGCCATTTTTCAG AATATTTTAACAGAGGGAGACATTTGTGCGTCGCAACGCAGGGCAGCTTGTGAGGGTCTAGGTCTTCTAGCTCGTCTTGGAAATGACATCTTTACAGCAAGAATG ACCAGAGGGCTTCTTGGCGATCTAAGTGGAATAACAGATCCAAATTATGGTGGATCAATTGCTCTTGCACTTGGTTGCATTCATCACAG TGCAGGAGGAATGGCATTGTCGTCCTTAGTACCTGCTACTGTTAGTTCAGTCTCATCTCTGGCCAAAACTTCTGTTCTTGGTCTTAAGATCTGGGCCCTGCATGGGCTTCTTTTGACCATTGAAGCTGCTGGTTTATCATTCGTATCTCATGTTCAG GCAGCATTAGGACTTGCCTTGGACATTTTGTTGACTGAAGAAAGTGGATGGATCGACCTTTCTCAAGGTATTGGACGCCTTATTAACGCTATTGTTGCTGTCCTTGGCCCTGAGCTTTCTCCTGGAAGTATTCTGTTTTCACGATGCAAG TCTGTTATCGCAGAGATTAGTTCTTGGCAAGAAATTCCAACACTACTTGA GAGCGTCTGTTTTACCCAGCAGCTTATTCTTTTTGCTCCACAAGCAGTTTCAGTACATTTACATGTGACGAATCTTCTAATGACGCTGGCATCAAGacag CCGATAATTAGACGTCTATCTGTGTCAACTCTTCGGCATTTGATTGAGAAGGACCCG GTTTCTGTCATTGACGAGCAGATAGAGGACAACTTATTTCAGATGTTGGATGAAGAAACTGATTCGGA GATTGGGAATCTGATCCGAAGTACCTTGATACGCCTGCTTTATGCAACATGCCCATCACGCCCATCTCGATGGATGTCAATATGCCGGAACATG GCCCTTGCAGCATCCGCTGGAAGGAGTGCTGAAACGAACATTGCAGAAAGCGATCCTGCTAACACAAGAGAGAAcattggagatgatgatgaagacatgGTTTCTAGCTCTACTGGGAAATCTAGACGTGCCAATCCTGATAAAGACAAAACCTTGAGATATCGAACCAGAGTTTTTGCAGCTGA GTGTTTGAGTCTTTTGCCAGAGGCTGTAGGAAATGATGCTGctcattttgatattttattggCGAGGAAACTTGATGCCGATAGACAAAGCTCAGGTGACTGGTTAGTCCTTCAACTACAAGAGCTGATATCTCTTGCTTATCag ATAAGCACTATTCAGTTTGAAAACATGAGGCCAATTGGAGTTGGACTTCTTAGTACTATTCTTGAAAAG TTTAAATTGGTAGCCGACCCTGAACTTCCTGGACATCTTCTTCTGGAACAATATCAG GCTCAACTTGTGTCTGCTGTTCGTACTGCCTTGGATGCAAATTCTGGCCCTGCTCTTCTGGAAGCTGGGTTACAATTGGCCACAAAG ATAATGACCAGTGGAATAATAAGCAGTGATCAAGTTGCAGTCAAACGCATATTTTCTCTGCTTTCACGTCCACTCACTGACTTCAACGAATTATATTATCCTTCTTTTGCTGAATGGGTCACAAGCAAG ATCAAGATCAGGCTTCTTGCTGCACATGCCTCGCTTAAGTGTTATATATTTACGTTCTTGAGGAAACACCATGGTGAGATGCCAGTAGAATTTGAAGCACTGTTGCCATTGTTTTCCAAGAGTTCGGATCTGCTTGGGAGGTACTGGATTCAGGTCCTAAGGGGCTACAGTTATGGTTGCTTATGTCAGAATCTGAAAAGAAGT TGCTCATTCTTAGACGAAATCCCGCCACATACTGTGTCAAGAAGGCTACGGCCTTGTCTGGAAGAGGCATGGCCTGTCATCCTGCAAGCTTTAGTCCTGGATGCTATGCCTGTTTATCATAGTGTGGAAGAATTTTCTGATAGCTCCTTAATATCTAGACATCGCATGGTTACTCTAGAGGTTGAAGATTATCAGTTTCTATGGGGATTTGCTGTACTTGTCTTATTTCAGGGGATGCATCCAGCCTCTAATACGCAAGTAATACCTTTTAGCTCAGCTAAAATCAAATGTAGTGGGAACTCCACCATCAATGAACCTTCATTCCAAGGCCTAGAGTTATATGAAATTGTATTACCAATTTTCCAGTCTCTTTCTGCTGAAAGATTTTTCACCAGTGGCTTTGTCAGCGTAGATCTCTGCCAAGAACTTTTGCAG GTTTTCTCGTATTCCTTTCATATGGACAGTTCCTGGGATATTCTTGCAGTATCAGTAGTGCAAGAG ATTTCACAAAACTGTCCAAAAGATTTTCTTGAAAGTGATCAGTTTGCCTATTCGACCATTGAACTCTGCCTGGGGTACCTTTCCAAAATTCTCCACAG GCATAATGAAATTTCACCAGATGATGACATTTGGGATAATTTGCTTTCTCCTTTATTTATCTCCATAAAGACTCTAGTGACACGTTTTGAGTTAAAG CATCATTTAAATTCTGCATCTCTGGCATTGTTATTAAGTGGCTACAAGTGCATCCGGGAAGTCCCCACTGACGCATACCTATCAAAAGCTCTTGAGATTGTGAAGTCCACCAATGAGTTATTGCTTGAGCTTACCAGAGCCTCATCACAAAAACCTTTAACTG ATGACCCTAATTTTGCTGCCGATAGTAGTGTCCATATAAGAGCAATTTTTGGTGCTTGTCTGCACATGGTTGGTGATCTGACTAAAGATTGTATCAATGGTATCCATCTTGTGGACAACAAGAGATCAGGGTTACGCAAGCTTCTTCAATTGAAGCTTGTATTCTGTCTGGAACAACTTTTCTCACTGGCTAAGCTTGCCTACGAGTTTGACTGTCCAGTAGATGAAACTAATACCAATTCTATCTGTATTGCCATGTTGAAGAGTTGCCAAATTAGTATAGCAGCAGTAATGAAAGATTCTAATGTTCAG GTTCAAGCTACTGTTTTACAAGTGCTAAAAAGCTTGGTTCAGCGTTACAAAAACCCAGAGGAGAAAAGTTTTGCGGTTTTCTTTGTCGGCGAACTTATTGGAGATGTTGGCAGTCTAATGCAGAGGGCGCTTCTG aaACCTATGAATAAGGAATCAGTGGTCATAGCTGGTGAATGCTTGCGGTTCATAATGCTACTTCAGACACACTCAATTACTGATGAAATTCAGAGGGGATTCATGAGCCTTTTTCTTGAAGTGGTTCTTGTGGTTTTCTCCAAGACTTCAGATGGTGTTTCTCAG GAAGTCCTTGAGTTAAGAAATGTAGCTGTGCGGCTTGTTTCCCATCTAGCTCAGTTACCTTTGTCGGCTGTTCACTTTAAGGACGTTTTGCTGTCGCTGCCAGCAACACACCGGCAGCAGCTTCAG GATATCATCCGTGCTTCCGTCTCTAAAGATAGTGCCCTTCCAAAGCCAAAATCCTTGGTTCCACCCATGGATATCAGATTACCAGCACCTATGGTAGCAACACCTGAAAAAGTTAGCTCTACTGCTGATATGGTTAAAGCAGAAGTATTGCCCACTGTGCCAACATCATTCAATCAGGTTAGCACAATAGAAAGTGGAATTGGCGAAGAAAATGACGAGGagtatgaagaagatgatgatgatgattgggaCACTTTCCAGTCTTTTCCTGCTTCCACAAATCTTGAAGGGCCAGAGTCTAAGACAGAAAATGTCGCTGTAGAGGAGCCAGATCTTCCTGGGAGTTCTTCTATACAGGATAATGAATCAAATACTTCACTACTAGCAGAAGAAGCTGCTGATCAAAATCTTGCATCTGACCACCATGCCACAGACACCACAAGAGAAGATTCAAATGACAAAAGCAAAGAGGTTGAAGAGGAAACAGTAGAGCAATGTTTTACGACAAGAGAAGACTCGGTTGACAAAAGCAACGAGGTTGAAGAGGAAACAGTAAAGTCATGTTTTACGACAAGAGAAGACTCAGTTGACACAAGCAAAGAGGTTGAAGAGGAAACAGTAGAGCCATGTTTCACGACAAGAGAAGACTCAGTTGACACAAGCAAAGAGGTTGAAGAGGAAACAGTAAAGTCATGTTTTACGACAAGAGAAGACTCGGTTGACAAAAGCAACGCGGTTGAAGAGGAAACAGTGGAGTCATGTTTCACGACAAGAGAAGACTCGGTTGACAAAAGCAAAGAGGTTGAAGAGGAAACAGTAGAGCCATGTCTCATAGAAGAAGCTCTTACAAACCAGAATGACAAAACCTTATCTGATGAACATCCTCTTGAAATGATGGAACAATCAGTTGAAAGTAAGAATTTGGAATCTGAAGATATTGGAACTGATATCAAACTTGCTTCAACTGAGTTAGATTCACCGGCACCAGATGATGATCTTGAACAAATTCAAACGTCACTCGAGGATGAATCTAGCAAGGAACATGTTGGGGCTGATGTTATCGTAACGACGGAACAGACAATGGCTGAAAATAAGAGCGAGGAGGATTAA